A stretch of the Myxococcaceae bacterium JPH2 genome encodes the following:
- a CDS encoding cupin-like domain-containing protein: MNDACRAWLAENLSRGVDADALVRELVRRGTEASVARAAVDAALAHPSVRAASERMGGGNALRSVMDLRSMLFQQAGWHSHVERIRDLSAPEFLERFYVPHRPVILSGFMEGWPLMARWQPLALMRSHGDVEVEVMTGRESRADHDLEPEPCRARMRLGDFIRRLLEGGPTNDLYLTARNFALERQELLGLRDDLRFPPGFLRPSSAHGAFKLWIGPAGTRTALHHDLGSVLFGQVSGRKRFWLVPSFQTERVYNHHSVWSEVDAEHPDPVRFPAFEKAHVQEAVVEPGEMLLIPAGWWHQVHALDVSVSVTFQELDVPGGNTWWRFAA, encoded by the coding sequence ATGAACGATGCATGTCGAGCCTGGCTGGCGGAGAACCTCAGTCGAGGCGTGGACGCGGATGCGCTTGTGCGCGAGCTGGTTCGTCGCGGGACGGAGGCGTCGGTCGCTCGGGCGGCGGTGGATGCGGCGTTGGCGCATCCCTCGGTGCGCGCGGCCTCGGAGCGCATGGGCGGCGGGAACGCGCTGCGCTCGGTGATGGACCTTCGCTCCATGCTGTTCCAACAGGCGGGGTGGCACTCGCATGTGGAGCGGATCCGCGACCTCTCTGCGCCTGAGTTCCTCGAGCGTTTCTATGTGCCGCACCGGCCCGTCATCCTCTCGGGGTTCATGGAGGGATGGCCGCTGATGGCGCGCTGGCAGCCTCTCGCGTTGATGCGCTCGCACGGCGACGTGGAGGTGGAGGTGATGACGGGCCGCGAGTCCCGCGCGGACCACGACTTGGAGCCCGAGCCGTGTCGCGCGCGGATGCGGCTCGGAGACTTCATCCGCCGACTCCTGGAGGGGGGCCCGACCAATGACCTGTACCTGACCGCTCGCAACTTCGCGCTGGAGCGTCAGGAGTTGCTCGGGCTGCGTGATGACCTGCGCTTCCCACCGGGATTCCTGCGTCCCTCGTCCGCGCATGGGGCTTTCAAGCTGTGGATCGGTCCGGCGGGTACTCGGACCGCGCTGCACCATGACCTGGGCTCGGTGCTGTTTGGACAGGTGTCCGGGCGCAAGCGCTTCTGGCTCGTGCCTTCATTCCAGACGGAGCGCGTCTACAACCACCACTCGGTCTGGAGTGAAGTGGACGCCGAGCATCCGGACCCGGTGCGCTTTCCCGCGTTCGAGAAGGCGCACGTCCAAGAGGCGGTAGTCGAGCCCGGCGAGATGTTGCTCATTCCCGCCGGGTGGTGGCATCAGGTCCACGCGCTCGACGTCAGTGTCTCGGTGACGTTTCAGGAACTCGATGTCCCCGGTGGCAACACGTGGTGGCGCTTCGCGGCGTGA
- a CDS encoding cupin-like domain-containing protein, which translates to MVHDALAHPALVAARARTSQGGRVERWLRTRSVLHSQSGEGTAVERRRGLSREEFFECYYFRNRPVIVEGWLGDWPALTRWTLDGLHSRFGDAPVEVMDGRDAEPSPDLHAERLRRTVPFGEFVARMRGGPTNDVYLVARNSLFQREPFRALLSDVRAPAGIIHPEVSAPECAHLWFGPAGTLSNLHHDHLSVLFCQVVGRKRVWLVPSWETPRLANGQGLYSEVDIEAPDVERFPEFARATLSTCEVGPGDALLLPVGWWHAVRALDVSVSVTFVNFDVPRRNTYWRDYWLGPVPAEVRR; encoded by the coding sequence ATGGTCCACGACGCCCTTGCTCACCCCGCGCTCGTTGCTGCTCGAGCGCGCACGTCACAGGGCGGGCGCGTGGAGCGTTGGTTGAGGACTCGCTCGGTATTGCATTCCCAGTCGGGTGAAGGGACCGCGGTGGAGCGTCGGCGGGGGCTTTCGCGAGAGGAGTTCTTCGAGTGCTATTACTTTCGCAACCGTCCGGTCATCGTCGAGGGGTGGTTGGGGGACTGGCCGGCCCTGACCCGTTGGACGCTGGACGGTCTGCACTCGCGCTTCGGTGATGCTCCCGTGGAGGTGATGGACGGTCGCGACGCGGAGCCCTCACCGGATCTGCACGCCGAGCGCCTGCGCCGCACGGTGCCCTTCGGTGAGTTCGTCGCCCGTATGCGTGGGGGGCCCACGAACGATGTCTATCTGGTGGCGCGCAACAGCCTGTTCCAACGTGAGCCATTCCGCGCCCTGTTGTCAGACGTCCGTGCGCCCGCTGGCATCATCCATCCAGAGGTGAGTGCTCCGGAGTGCGCGCACCTGTGGTTCGGTCCCGCGGGCACGTTGTCCAACCTGCATCATGATCATCTCAGCGTCCTCTTCTGCCAGGTGGTGGGACGCAAGCGCGTCTGGCTCGTGCCGTCCTGGGAGACGCCGCGTCTGGCAAACGGGCAGGGGCTCTATAGCGAGGTGGACATCGAGGCGCCCGACGTCGAGCGCTTCCCCGAGTTCGCTCGGGCGACGCTGTCCACCTGCGAGGTGGGGCCTGGGGATGCACTGCTCCTCCCCGTGGGCTGGTGGCACGCGGTGCGCGCGCTGGACGTGAGCGTGTCCGTGACGTTCGTGAACTTCGATGTGCCCCGGCGCAACACATACTGGCGGGACTACTGGCTGGGCCCGGTGCCCGCCGAGGTGAGGCGATGA
- a CDS encoding CHAT domain-containing protein → MAGKQAAPLNVAGRAGGARWALSLVVLLGLGLWGLSWRKLGGQRDAPELWRASEPTRPLEARLSVPAADVYRRYAPPHGPTPDAMPVPLRALARLEARDDALAIAAAYLTHGDIEQALAHLRRTPASLARDNDRAAAALMGGHLDEALTLLDAVLEEEPGHPQALWNRGLVLRELGLPLMAAQSFEALAAKAEPGWSDEARQLATLLRTRLRERAQAWGVTHEALIARLTRPSAPVPVEAARRFPGHARELFYELVRAAPDARAVQALQPLAAELDHVAGTDLLSEHVREAARRDFSKRGALAHEYAQLALDKHPSPESLVKRLRAADAPDMLLGALLRNPLLAENIDELESLVRDSRDPWLRLRVEEESARLEDLAGQGLRASQRLREALMSCRASKLPLRCLDLMAQMSLRATTANRLSEAEEFARASWTEATALGEWEREELALYMLGNAARFQVRLAVARAVLSEALAREPESCRMRTSLHRIQASLALMRLRPREARRELEEALSCGQPPGLLGAWILADLARLEPRPTDEPRLRDALARVSPASESPGRRVLATLIQGRFEVERDWRAGQATLRRAISEAEPLLTLDADARDARAVAYQTLAVSAGKAGAFPEALSIIAEGLHVQVPDGCVVAASVEAERTVAVVRGADGQVRGHFDAARRAPLPDDLTGLVPADLVSRLHDCTRVAVLAAPPLDTRSGLLPSHLAWSYHVGPGERVVAPTRPPLRLIVANVDTPPSLRLPRLPAWEPEVPTVPHAIELTGAQATPERVLTDMEDATDIEIHAHGMVDRSLSDATVIALAPDPGGRYALTAEALRRIHLNGAPIVLLGACGAARLPPILHQTSSLPQAFVASGARAVFAATQDIPDASGRFFRDVRERILAGAEPALALRDERLRWLQESPDARWVDTVLLYQ, encoded by the coding sequence ATGGCGGGGAAGCAGGCCGCGCCGCTGAATGTGGCCGGCCGCGCGGGAGGCGCACGGTGGGCCTTGAGCCTCGTGGTGCTGCTCGGCCTGGGACTCTGGGGGCTGTCGTGGCGCAAGCTCGGCGGCCAGCGTGACGCCCCCGAGCTATGGCGCGCGTCGGAGCCCACCCGCCCCCTGGAGGCACGGCTGAGCGTGCCCGCCGCGGATGTGTACCGCCGCTACGCGCCTCCGCACGGCCCCACGCCGGATGCCATGCCCGTGCCCCTGCGCGCGCTCGCGCGACTGGAGGCCCGCGACGACGCCCTCGCCATCGCGGCGGCGTACCTCACCCACGGGGACATCGAGCAGGCCCTCGCCCACCTGCGGCGAACGCCCGCCTCGCTCGCGCGCGACAACGACCGCGCCGCCGCGGCGCTGATGGGAGGGCACCTGGACGAAGCGCTGACCCTGCTGGACGCCGTGCTGGAGGAGGAGCCCGGACACCCTCAGGCGCTGTGGAACCGAGGACTCGTGTTGCGCGAGCTGGGCCTGCCGCTCATGGCCGCCCAGTCCTTCGAGGCCCTGGCCGCCAAGGCGGAGCCCGGCTGGAGTGACGAGGCCCGACAACTCGCGACCCTGCTGCGCACCCGCCTGCGCGAGCGAGCCCAGGCCTGGGGCGTCACGCACGAGGCGCTCATCGCGCGCCTCACCCGCCCCAGTGCGCCCGTGCCGGTGGAGGCCGCCCGGAGATTCCCGGGACATGCCCGCGAACTCTTCTATGAGCTGGTGCGCGCCGCGCCGGACGCGCGGGCCGTCCAGGCGCTGCAGCCGCTCGCCGCCGAGTTGGACCATGTCGCGGGGACGGACCTGCTCAGCGAGCACGTGCGCGAGGCCGCACGGCGGGACTTCTCGAAGCGAGGCGCCCTGGCCCACGAGTACGCCCAGCTCGCGTTGGACAAGCACCCTTCCCCAGAATCACTCGTGAAGCGCCTGCGCGCGGCGGACGCACCCGACATGCTCCTCGGCGCGCTGCTGCGCAACCCGCTGCTCGCCGAGAACATCGACGAGTTGGAGTCGTTGGTCCGCGACTCGCGCGACCCCTGGCTTCGCCTGCGCGTCGAGGAGGAGTCCGCGCGCTTGGAAGACCTCGCGGGCCAGGGGCTGCGCGCCAGTCAGCGCCTGCGCGAGGCCCTCATGAGCTGCCGCGCGAGCAAGCTGCCCCTGCGGTGCCTGGACCTGATGGCGCAGATGAGCCTGCGCGCCACGACCGCCAACCGCCTGTCCGAAGCCGAGGAGTTCGCGCGCGCGAGCTGGACCGAAGCGACCGCGCTGGGGGAATGGGAGCGCGAGGAGCTGGCGCTCTACATGCTCGGCAATGCCGCGCGCTTCCAGGTCCGCCTCGCCGTGGCGCGCGCCGTCCTCTCCGAGGCCCTGGCGCGCGAGCCCGAGAGCTGCCGCATGCGCACGTCGCTGCACCGCATCCAGGCCTCCCTGGCGCTGATGCGGTTGCGGCCTCGCGAGGCGCGTCGGGAGTTAGAGGAGGCCCTCTCATGCGGCCAGCCACCGGGATTGCTCGGCGCCTGGATTCTCGCGGACCTCGCCCGCCTGGAGCCGCGCCCCACCGACGAGCCCCGCCTGCGCGATGCGCTCGCCCGCGTCTCTCCCGCCAGCGAGTCCCCAGGGCGACGCGTGCTGGCCACGCTCATCCAGGGCCGCTTCGAGGTCGAACGGGATTGGCGCGCCGGACAGGCCACCCTGCGCCGCGCCATCTCCGAAGCCGAGCCACTCCTCACCCTCGACGCGGACGCACGCGACGCGCGCGCCGTGGCCTACCAGACGCTGGCGGTGAGCGCGGGCAAGGCGGGCGCCTTCCCCGAGGCCCTCTCCATCATCGCCGAGGGGCTCCACGTCCAGGTCCCTGACGGCTGCGTGGTCGCCGCCTCCGTCGAGGCCGAGCGCACGGTCGCCGTGGTGCGCGGCGCGGATGGCCAGGTGCGAGGCCACTTCGACGCCGCCCGCCGAGCGCCCCTGCCCGATGACCTCACAGGCCTGGTGCCCGCGGACCTCGTGTCGCGCCTGCATGACTGCACGCGCGTCGCCGTGCTCGCCGCGCCGCCCCTGGATACCCGCTCGGGACTCCTGCCCTCACACCTCGCCTGGAGCTACCACGTGGGTCCCGGAGAGCGCGTGGTGGCGCCCACCCGGCCCCCACTGCGGCTCATCGTCGCCAACGTGGACACGCCGCCGTCGCTCCGCCTGCCCCGCCTCCCCGCCTGGGAGCCCGAGGTCCCCACCGTCCCCCACGCCATCGAACTGACCGGCGCGCAGGCCACGCCCGAGCGCGTGCTCACCGACATGGAGGACGCCACGGACATCGAGATCCACGCCCACGGCATGGTGGACCGAAGCCTCTCCGATGCCACCGTCATCGCGCTCGCGCCGGACCCGGGCGGACGCTACGCCCTCACCGCCGAGGCCCTGCGCCGCATCCACCTGAACGGCGCACCCATCGTCCTGCTGGGAGCCTGCGGCGCGGCGCGACTGCCGCCCATCCTGCACCAGACGTCCTCGCTCCCACAGGCCTTCGTCGCCTCGGGAGCACGCGCCGTCTTCGCGGCGACGCAGGACATCCCGGATGCCTCGGGCCGCTTCTTCCGCGACGTGCGCGAGCGAATCCTGGCCGGCGCCGAGCCCGCCCTCGCCCTGCGCGACGAGCGGCTCCGCTGGCTCCAGGAGTCGCCCGACGCCCGGTGGGTGGACACCGTCCTGCTGTATCAGTGA
- a CDS encoding ferritin-like domain-containing protein translates to MATTQSQPFVSDIKEIRRRAREHLEEGARTTNYEGNVDTTLKLLNDALATEIVCVLRYTFHYVSAVGIQSEAVKAEFGEHAREEQEHAMRLAERINQLGGKANFNPEGLLSRSASQYIEGSNLVDMIRENLVAERIAVETYRDMIRYFANHDPTTRRLLEDLLSKEEEHANDMHDLLVAHQGKPMLDS, encoded by the coding sequence ATGGCCACCACTCAGTCCCAGCCGTTCGTTTCCGACATCAAGGAGATCCGTCGTCGCGCGCGCGAGCATCTGGAGGAGGGCGCGCGGACCACGAACTACGAGGGCAACGTGGACACGACCCTCAAGCTCCTGAACGACGCGCTCGCCACGGAGATCGTCTGCGTGCTGCGCTACACGTTCCACTACGTGAGCGCGGTGGGCATCCAGAGCGAGGCCGTGAAGGCCGAGTTCGGCGAGCACGCGCGCGAGGAGCAAGAGCACGCGATGCGGCTGGCCGAGCGCATCAACCAGCTCGGCGGCAAGGCCAACTTCAATCCCGAGGGCCTGCTGTCGCGCAGCGCCAGCCAGTACATCGAGGGCTCGAACCTGGTGGACATGATCCGCGAGAACCTCGTCGCCGAGCGCATCGCCGTCGAGACCTATCGCGACATGATCCGCTACTTCGCCAATCACGATCCGACGACGCGGCGGCTCTTGGAAGACCTCCTCAGCAAGGAAGAGGAGCACGCCAACGACATGCATGACCTGCTCGTGGCGCACCAGGGCAAGCCCATGCTCGACAGCTAG
- a CDS encoding patatin-like phospholipase family protein, whose translation MRQRQFRGITLGVWLLACVALAAESSPPARGDIALTISGGVSLGAYEAGLTWASVRFLRLLQSPTPGASVIQPHLAGVTGASAGSINALLAAALWCQAPDSTADDSVDSNLMRDTWLPVGLDDLLPEDARRYRADDGLLTRAALERVLADVRAKVFEPQGLRRFRPGCVVPLGFSVTRLSPEVRTIAGLPSVTQRFVVPLLFEVTPTGRVRLRYQPLPEGSDLASSALSLGESPDPEAPGTAVSPAQVSQALMSSAAFPLAFSPRELCDCATACPASQQVRRGTCPGPVAGESLTGLTCAARSTPGREVTLCRRPYVDGGVFDNAPVGLAIELAESTRTARPWWPVTYVFVDPDVRRLQGGLGAGPAQESTSDASLAGSLDLFAGLVTTARNSELGRAARAMQWNRTSRDLLLRAAYESRQYARLHGVLSDLAHEKLEAVRMLDAPDPRPRLTAEARLYRGRLLLSCVTRLRGAISGPEGEALLRDCARALRGESGVDPLRADAAQSSRVGARLSMDELVDLGTALAAMFSEGNPFRRQVDAPLTASWMPGVDRLRIQDVVRDGVELSASTLEFFAGELESMVRGGLTELQQVRLRGSMLEVMRLCRGLSFATNLLANAVLDSQLQGMEAMPLSAVATPAHDAREALRAKPPGVLFAPDAPSRVVEAGLSLLVDEQVAALQREPDGATAHDADPALLAHRTRLLGTLVGLVPALQLRAASLESLAEQAQALQGGRSPERRLYVSTRFAPLASSQLGNFAGFLDRPLRELDYYSGIYDAVHTFAVEACARQDPYARGAPMPVRRPPPSDELDLEAPDTQRCVGQGMRLSAERMGLLASPRARHVLVTLAGEELAATLGSRARAEALLSEPSWAWASGDVSLPRGDAVAAALAAARSHRRACGARDTEALCLEDPGFDAFLAGLRAQGFQAQDPSMKLALEDPARWWGTTLRRVVDRATVVELQEANNSPDAPPSTARDGVRWVLAAGQLWTRRSALNGPTPRFELDPSSVPRTAPPGATAWKPWALHLLPYRVAFDAANGGVAAAWLEPALRLSPNLSLVSQVEPIDFESEHDRLSSTVGIRPTLHINGVSLGLGPRASVHWTGSERRFDWGFALHAAILQDRLGVSVGVRESPFQGGGSLRGLTVSLSLADLNGLAYWFTL comes from the coding sequence GTGCGGCAGCGGCAGTTTCGGGGAATCACGCTGGGAGTCTGGCTGCTGGCGTGCGTCGCGCTCGCGGCCGAGTCGTCGCCGCCCGCGCGAGGTGACATCGCGCTCACCATCAGCGGCGGCGTGAGCTTGGGGGCGTACGAGGCGGGGCTCACCTGGGCCTCGGTGCGCTTCCTGCGGTTGCTTCAATCGCCCACGCCTGGTGCGTCCGTCATTCAGCCGCACCTCGCGGGGGTCACGGGCGCGAGCGCGGGCAGCATCAACGCGTTGCTCGCGGCGGCGCTGTGGTGTCAGGCGCCTGACTCCACCGCGGATGACAGCGTGGACTCCAACCTGATGCGGGACACGTGGTTGCCCGTGGGGCTGGATGACCTGCTGCCCGAGGACGCGAGGCGCTATCGCGCGGACGATGGCCTGCTCACGCGGGCCGCCCTGGAGCGGGTGCTCGCGGACGTGCGCGCCAAGGTCTTCGAGCCTCAAGGGCTGCGGCGCTTCCGTCCGGGCTGCGTGGTGCCGCTGGGGTTCAGCGTCACGCGCCTGTCGCCCGAGGTGCGCACCATCGCGGGCCTGCCGTCGGTCACCCAGCGCTTCGTGGTGCCGCTGCTGTTCGAGGTGACGCCCACGGGCCGTGTCCGCCTGCGCTATCAGCCGTTGCCCGAGGGGAGCGACCTCGCGTCGAGTGCGCTGTCGCTCGGTGAGAGCCCGGACCCCGAGGCGCCCGGCACCGCGGTGAGCCCGGCCCAGGTGAGTCAGGCGCTGATGTCCTCGGCGGCGTTTCCGCTGGCCTTCAGCCCGCGTGAGCTGTGTGACTGCGCGACGGCCTGTCCCGCGTCGCAGCAGGTCCGCCGGGGCACGTGTCCTGGGCCGGTGGCGGGCGAGTCCCTCACCGGGTTGACGTGCGCCGCGCGCTCCACGCCGGGGCGCGAGGTGACGCTGTGCCGACGGCCCTACGTGGATGGCGGCGTGTTCGACAACGCGCCGGTGGGGCTGGCCATCGAGCTGGCGGAGTCGACGCGGACCGCGCGCCCGTGGTGGCCCGTGACGTACGTCTTCGTGGATCCGGATGTGCGGCGCTTGCAGGGCGGGCTGGGCGCGGGACCGGCGCAGGAGTCCACGTCCGACGCGAGCCTCGCGGGCAGCCTCGATTTGTTCGCCGGGCTGGTCACCACCGCGCGCAACTCGGAGCTGGGGCGCGCGGCTCGCGCGATGCAGTGGAACCGCACGTCGAGAGATTTGTTGCTGCGGGCCGCCTATGAGAGCCGCCAGTACGCGCGCCTCCATGGCGTGCTGTCCGACCTGGCGCACGAGAAGCTGGAGGCGGTGCGCATGCTCGACGCGCCCGACCCGCGCCCGAGGCTCACCGCGGAGGCGCGCCTGTATCGCGGCCGGTTGCTGCTCTCGTGTGTGACTCGGCTGCGCGGCGCGATCAGCGGCCCCGAGGGGGAAGCCCTGCTGCGTGACTGCGCGCGGGCGCTTCGAGGCGAGTCAGGGGTGGACCCCTTGCGCGCGGATGCGGCGCAGTCGTCGCGCGTAGGGGCGCGGCTCTCGATGGACGAGTTGGTGGACCTGGGCACGGCGCTGGCGGCGATGTTCAGCGAGGGCAACCCCTTCCGGCGTCAGGTGGACGCACCGCTCACTGCGTCCTGGATGCCCGGAGTGGACCGACTGCGCATCCAGGACGTGGTGCGCGATGGCGTCGAGCTGAGCGCCTCCACGCTGGAGTTCTTCGCGGGCGAGCTGGAGTCCATGGTGCGCGGGGGCCTCACCGAGCTTCAGCAGGTCCGCCTGCGCGGCTCGATGCTGGAGGTGATGCGCCTGTGTCGAGGACTCTCGTTCGCGACGAACCTGCTGGCCAACGCGGTGCTGGATTCGCAGCTCCAGGGCATGGAGGCCATGCCGCTCTCCGCCGTGGCCACGCCCGCGCATGACGCGCGCGAGGCGCTCCGAGCCAAGCCGCCCGGCGTGCTCTTCGCCCCCGATGCTCCGAGCCGCGTGGTGGAGGCCGGGCTGTCGCTGCTCGTGGATGAGCAGGTGGCGGCGCTCCAGCGAGAGCCCGATGGGGCCACCGCGCACGACGCGGATCCCGCGCTGCTCGCGCATCGCACGCGCCTGTTGGGCACGCTGGTGGGGCTGGTGCCCGCGCTTCAGCTTCGGGCCGCGTCGCTGGAGTCGCTCGCCGAGCAGGCCCAGGCGCTCCAGGGGGGGCGCTCTCCGGAGCGGCGGCTGTATGTCTCCACGCGGTTCGCGCCGCTGGCCAGCTCGCAGTTGGGCAACTTCGCGGGCTTCCTGGACCGGCCGCTGCGCGAGCTGGATTACTACTCGGGCATCTACGATGCGGTGCACACCTTCGCGGTGGAGGCGTGCGCGCGACAGGACCCCTACGCGCGGGGCGCGCCCATGCCGGTGCGGCGTCCTCCGCCCTCGGACGAGTTGGACCTGGAGGCGCCCGACACGCAGCGGTGCGTGGGGCAGGGGATGCGCTTGAGCGCGGAGCGGATGGGGCTGCTGGCCTCGCCGCGCGCGCGGCACGTGCTGGTGACGCTCGCGGGAGAGGAGCTGGCGGCCACGCTGGGCAGTCGCGCGCGGGCCGAGGCCCTGCTGAGCGAGCCCTCGTGGGCCTGGGCGAGCGGGGATGTGTCGCTGCCCCGAGGCGACGCGGTGGCCGCGGCGTTGGCGGCGGCGCGCTCGCATCGGCGGGCGTGTGGCGCGCGCGACACGGAGGCGCTGTGCCTGGAGGACCCCGGGTTCGATGCGTTCCTCGCGGGGCTGCGCGCCCAGGGCTTCCAGGCGCAGGACCCGAGCATGAAGCTGGCGCTGGAGGACCCCGCGCGCTGGTGGGGCACGACGCTGCGGCGCGTGGTGGATCGCGCCACGGTGGTGGAGCTCCAGGAGGCGAACAACTCGCCGGACGCGCCGCCGTCCACCGCGAGGGATGGGGTGCGCTGGGTGCTGGCGGCGGGGCAGCTCTGGACGCGGCGCTCGGCGCTCAACGGGCCCACGCCGCGCTTCGAGTTGGACCCCTCGAGCGTGCCGAGGACCGCGCCGCCAGGCGCGACTGCGTGGAAGCCGTGGGCGCTGCACCTGCTGCCTTATCGCGTGGCGTTCGATGCCGCGAACGGTGGCGTGGCGGCGGCGTGGCTGGAGCCCGCGCTGCGCCTGTCGCCGAACCTGTCCCTGGTGTCCCAGGTGGAGCCGATCGACTTCGAGAGCGAGCACGACCGACTGTCGAGCACCGTGGGGATCCGGCCCACCTTGCACATCAACGGCGTGTCGCTGGGCCTGGGCCCCCGCGCCTCGGTGCACTGGACGGGGAGCGAGCGCCGCTTCGATTGGGGCTTCGCGCTGCACGCCGCCATTCTCCAGGACCGCCTGGGCGTGAGCGTCGGCGTGCGCGAGTCACCGTTCCAGGGCGGAGGGTCGCTGCGAGGGCTGACGGTGTCGCTGTCCCTCGCGGACCTGAACGGCCTGGCCTATTGGTTCACGCTGTAG